A region of Marnyiella aurantia DNA encodes the following proteins:
- a CDS encoding PadR family transcriptional regulator → MKKNSLYKGTLQNIILKLLVKEVKMYGYQLTQRAKELTKGELEMTEGALYPLLHKLENDGIIYSEIMNVNGRDRKYYLLTEKGRKQQQAQEADMRSYLFNLNAIFNQ, encoded by the coding sequence ATGAAGAAAAATTCGCTTTATAAAGGTACGCTTCAGAACATTATTCTGAAACTTCTGGTAAAAGAGGTGAAGATGTATGGTTATCAGCTCACCCAGCGTGCAAAGGAACTTACAAAAGGTGAACTGGAAATGACTGAAGGTGCGCTCTATCCGCTGCTGCATAAGCTGGAAAATGACGGAATCATTTATTCGGAAATCATGAACGTTAACGGTCGCGACAGAAAATACTACCTACTCACCGAAAAAGGGCGGAAGCAGCAGCAGGCTCAGGAAGCCGACATGCGATCCTATCTTTTTAATTTAAATGCCATTTTTAATCAATGA
- the ruvC gene encoding crossover junction endodeoxyribonuclease RuvC produces MKNEKIILGIDPGTTIMGFGIISVTKGKMEMVSIHELILKKYPNHETKLKYIFERTLSLIDEFHPDEVALEAPFFGKNVQSMLKLGRAQGVAMAASLYRDVPITEYSPKKIKMAITGNGNASKEQVAAMLQNLLNLKEFPTKYLDASDGLAVAVCHHFNSGNAVSEKSYSGWESFLRQNPDRAR; encoded by the coding sequence GTGAAAAACGAAAAGATTATCCTGGGTATCGATCCCGGTACCACAATTATGGGTTTCGGAATTATCTCTGTGACAAAGGGTAAAATGGAAATGGTATCCATCCATGAACTCATCCTGAAAAAATATCCCAACCACGAAACCAAACTGAAATATATCTTTGAGAGAACCCTGTCTCTTATAGATGAATTCCATCCGGATGAAGTGGCGCTGGAGGCTCCTTTCTTTGGTAAGAATGTGCAAAGCATGCTGAAACTGGGGCGTGCACAGGGCGTGGCTATGGCAGCGAGCCTTTACCGCGATGTTCCTATTACAGAATATTCGCCCAAGAAAATAAAAATGGCAATCACTGGCAACGGCAACGCAAGTAAGGAACAGGTTGCGGCTATGCTGCAGAATTTACTTAATCTGAAAGAGTTTCCTACAAAATATCTGGATGCCTCAGACGGGTTGGCTGTGGCGGTGTGTCACCACTTCAATTCCGGCAATGCCGTATCAGAAAAGAGTTATTCGGGCTGGGAAAGTTTCCTGCGGCAGAACCCGGACCGTGCCCGATAA
- a CDS encoding DUF4407 domain-containing protein: MKTQPNLQRPENHTMNWFQHFLLLCSGGNIHILRKTPSEWNKFAGIGGIVLFTAVFATLSAGYAMYTVFDDLWVSVAFGIVWGLMIFNLDRYIVSSIKKTGSWGNQILMAVPRLILAGFLGIIISKPLELKIFEKEVNKQLNTIIQRNKTKLQAEMNSRILQQSSPFENEKKQIQEKTAIYQASYDSAAVELEKEILGKQSGLTSGKVGYGTNAKRKAELKEQRRQDLENHRASSAQRLEYLDREISKVYTNIETERDKTETIEDRFNGLAARLQALDELGKDSAIMALAASFIMGLFICLEIAPVLVKLISSAGPYDYLLDKTENDFRLYAHEKIQKGNASTDHRISSFKRALNDEKEPL; encoded by the coding sequence ATGAAGACGCAACCAAATTTACAGCGGCCGGAAAATCATACTATGAATTGGTTTCAGCATTTTTTGCTCCTATGCTCCGGTGGCAATATCCATATCTTGAGGAAGACTCCCAGCGAATGGAACAAATTCGCCGGAATTGGCGGCATAGTGCTGTTTACTGCAGTATTTGCAACCCTTTCCGCCGGTTATGCCATGTATACCGTCTTTGATGATCTCTGGGTTTCTGTGGCTTTCGGTATTGTGTGGGGTTTAATGATTTTTAACCTGGACCGTTATATTGTTTCGTCAATTAAAAAAACAGGTTCGTGGGGAAACCAAATCCTTATGGCGGTCCCGCGGCTTATTCTGGCTGGATTTCTGGGTATCATCATTTCCAAACCACTGGAACTGAAAATTTTTGAGAAGGAGGTAAACAAACAGCTGAACACCATTATCCAGCGAAACAAAACCAAACTGCAGGCAGAGATGAATAGCAGGATTTTGCAGCAAAGCAGTCCTTTTGAGAATGAAAAGAAGCAGATTCAGGAGAAGACGGCCATATATCAGGCATCTTATGACTCAGCCGCTGTAGAACTCGAAAAAGAGATTCTGGGGAAACAGTCCGGACTAACAAGCGGCAAAGTAGGTTACGGAACCAATGCCAAACGAAAGGCGGAACTGAAGGAACAGCGCCGTCAGGATTTGGAGAATCACCGTGCCAGCAGCGCACAGCGACTGGAATATCTGGACCGGGAGATCTCTAAGGTATATACCAATATAGAAACAGAACGTGATAAAACGGAAACCATAGAGGACAGGTTCAATGGTCTTGCCGCGCGGCTGCAGGCACTGGATGAACTGGGTAAAGATTCCGCAATTATGGCTTTGGCCGCATCATTTATCATGGGACTCTTTATCTGCCTGGAAATCGCTCCCGTACTGGTAAAATTGATTTCTTCTGCCGGACCTTATGACTACCTTCTGGACAAGACCGAGAATGACTTCAGGCTTTATGCCCACGAAAAGATACAGAAGGGAAATGCCTCAACCGATCATCGGATCAGTAGTTTTAAACGTGCGCTGAATGATGAAAAAGAACCGCTGTAA
- a CDS encoding DUF6759 domain-containing protein — MNKLYSIAALALVLASCAVQEDKTPIAERDEAYEFGQLMVQDSINKMDTAAESLDLLLNGSPLDNHVSLLINNNSNCNIIVRFAGDSTYNVPVRKNFRNFVVLEKGNYLVSANLCKTRYEVRKTVTESATLTLSDGK, encoded by the coding sequence ATGAATAAGCTGTATTCCATAGCTGCTCTGGCACTCGTATTGGCTTCCTGTGCAGTTCAGGAAGACAAAACACCTATTGCTGAACGTGATGAAGCGTACGAGTTTGGTCAGCTTATGGTGCAGGACTCCATTAACAAAATGGATACGGCTGCCGAATCGCTGGATTTGCTCCTGAACGGCAGTCCGCTGGATAACCACGTGTCCTTGCTGATTAATAATAACAGCAACTGCAATATTATCGTGAGGTTTGCAGGCGACAGTACCTACAATGTGCCTGTACGCAAGAATTTCAGGAATTTTGTTGTACTGGAGAAAGGGAATTACCTGGTTAGTGCGAATCTGTGCAAAACGCGATATGAGGTCCGTAAAACCGTAACCGAAAGCGCCACGCTTACCCTTTCGGACGGAAAATAG
- the guaB gene encoding IMP dehydrogenase — translation MSIHNKIVETAITFDDVLLIPSYSEVLPNQVSLKSRLSDKITLNVPIVSAAMDTVTEGEMAIALARVGGIGFIHKNMPIEEQAAQVYRVKRSENGMITDPVTLSKDHTLAEAKEMMANFKISGLPVVDAENTLIGIITNRDVKYQENLDAKVEELMTKDKLITSDKQTNLEQAKEILLKNRVEKLPIVDDKFKLVGLITIKDIDNQMEYPNANKDADGRLIVGAGVGVGEDTIERVSALVKAGVDIIAVDSAHGHSKGVLDKITEIRSNFPDLDIVGGNIVTAEGAKDLIDAGANILKVGVGPGSICTTRVVAGVGVPQLSAIYNVFEYAKSRNVAVIADGGVKLSGDIVKALASGANAVMLGSLLAGTDEAPGEEIIFQGRKFKAYQGMGSLSAMRRGGKERYFQTEAKKFVPEGIEGRVPHKGKLEEVVFQLTGGIRAGMGYCGTPDIDTLQRDGKMVMITGSGLKESHPHDVIITQEAPNYSL, via the coding sequence ATGTCTATACACAACAAAATCGTGGAGACAGCCATCACTTTCGATGACGTTCTTCTTATCCCTTCTTATTCCGAAGTACTGCCTAATCAGGTATCTCTAAAATCACGACTTTCCGATAAAATCACCCTTAATGTTCCTATTGTGTCCGCAGCAATGGATACAGTTACCGAAGGCGAAATGGCCATTGCACTCGCAAGGGTTGGCGGCATAGGTTTCATCCACAAAAATATGCCGATTGAGGAGCAGGCAGCTCAGGTATACAGGGTTAAACGTTCTGAAAACGGAATGATTACCGATCCAGTGACCCTTTCTAAAGACCATACACTGGCTGAAGCTAAGGAAATGATGGCCAATTTCAAAATTTCCGGACTTCCGGTTGTTGATGCAGAGAATACTCTGATCGGTATCATTACAAACCGCGATGTAAAATACCAGGAAAACCTGGATGCGAAAGTGGAGGAACTGATGACTAAGGATAAACTCATCACCAGCGACAAACAAACCAACCTGGAGCAGGCCAAAGAGATCCTTCTGAAGAACAGAGTCGAAAAACTACCGATCGTTGATGATAAATTCAAACTCGTAGGTCTGATCACTATTAAAGACATCGATAATCAAATGGAATATCCTAACGCCAATAAGGATGCGGATGGACGACTGATCGTTGGTGCCGGTGTTGGTGTAGGCGAAGATACAATAGAGCGTGTTTCTGCGCTGGTTAAGGCTGGTGTTGATATTATCGCAGTAGATTCGGCTCACGGACATTCCAAAGGAGTACTTGACAAGATTACTGAAATCCGCAGCAACTTTCCCGATCTGGATATCGTAGGTGGTAACATCGTAACTGCCGAGGGTGCTAAAGACCTGATAGACGCAGGTGCAAACATCCTTAAAGTGGGTGTAGGTCCCGGTTCTATCTGTACAACCCGCGTAGTTGCAGGTGTAGGGGTACCACAGCTTTCAGCCATTTACAATGTATTTGAATATGCTAAAAGCCGCAATGTCGCAGTTATTGCCGATGGAGGTGTGAAGCTTTCCGGTGATATCGTAAAAGCGTTGGCCTCCGGTGCAAACGCGGTGATGTTAGGTTCACTGTTGGCAGGAACCGACGAAGCTCCCGGCGAGGAGATTATTTTCCAGGGAAGGAAGTTCAAGGCTTACCAGGGAATGGGCTCACTTTCAGCTATGAGACGTGGCGGAAAGGAAAGGTATTTCCAGACAGAGGCCAAAAAATTCGTACCCGAAGGTATTGAAGGCCGTGTGCCGCATAAAGGGAAACTGGAAGAGGTGGTTTTCCAACTTACCGGTGGTATAAGAGCGGGTATGGGTTACTGCGGAACTCCAGACATTGATACCCTTCAGCGCGACGGAAAAATGGTGATGATTACCGGCAGCGGTCTTAAAGAGTCGCATCCGCATGATGTAATCATAACACAGGAAGCACCTAACTATTCGCTGTAA
- a CDS encoding GlmU family protein produces MQLVFSDAQYWENFLPLTFTRPVAEMRCGILTFAERWQKLLGSTQVSFFTEEFLQQKFQAPELEESLFLVPNFLPTKDVLEQIRNLKMGEALVYEDELLAARVNIKDFSLSQIEKMTDVTEEIVFFRKSTDLFSYNAAAIDFDFELLTEGRTSQPLSPTNGFLGNEEDLFIEEGATLEFSTVNCRTGKIYIGKDAEVMEGCNLRGPIALCEGSKFNLGAKIYGETTVGPHSKVGGEVNNVVIFGFSNKGHDGFIGNSVIGEWCNLGADTNSSNLKNNYASVKLWSYSSNSMEDTGLQFCGLIMGDHSKAAINTQFNTGTVVGVAANIFKAGFPPNHIPSFSWGGMAGDEKFRLDKAVEVAGKVMARRKVELTGVDEAIFSYLHQNY; encoded by the coding sequence ATGCAACTTGTTTTTTCTGATGCCCAATACTGGGAAAATTTCCTTCCTTTAACCTTCACAAGACCTGTAGCCGAAATGCGCTGCGGCATACTTACTTTTGCCGAAAGATGGCAGAAACTGCTTGGCAGCACTCAGGTGTCGTTTTTTACTGAAGAATTCCTGCAGCAGAAGTTTCAGGCGCCTGAATTGGAGGAAAGTCTGTTTCTGGTGCCCAATTTCCTGCCCACCAAAGATGTTTTGGAGCAAATCCGCAATTTGAAAATGGGTGAAGCGTTGGTGTATGAAGATGAGTTGCTGGCTGCAAGAGTAAATATTAAGGATTTCTCACTATCCCAAATTGAAAAGATGACGGATGTTACGGAGGAGATTGTCTTCTTCCGGAAATCTACTGACCTTTTTTCCTACAATGCGGCAGCCATTGATTTCGATTTTGAACTTCTTACTGAGGGACGGACTTCTCAGCCGCTATCGCCAACGAACGGTTTTCTTGGAAATGAGGAAGATTTATTTATCGAAGAAGGCGCGACGCTGGAGTTTTCAACTGTTAACTGCCGTACCGGAAAAATCTATATCGGGAAAGATGCTGAAGTGATGGAAGGCTGTAACCTTAGAGGCCCAATTGCATTATGTGAGGGTTCCAAATTTAATCTGGGGGCAAAGATTTATGGTGAAACTACGGTTGGGCCCCATTCCAAAGTGGGAGGCGAAGTAAACAATGTGGTTATTTTCGGCTTTTCCAACAAAGGGCACGACGGATTTATCGGAAACTCTGTTATTGGCGAATGGTGTAATCTGGGTGCCGATACCAACTCGTCTAACCTGAAGAATAATTATGCTTCTGTTAAACTCTGGTCATACAGCAGCAATTCCATGGAAGATACGGGTCTGCAGTTCTGCGGACTCATCATGGGCGATCATTCCAAAGCCGCCATAAATACTCAGTTCAATACGGGAACGGTGGTCGGTGTAGCTGCCAATATCTTCAAAGCAGGCTTCCCACCCAATCATATACCCTCCTTCAGTTGGGGCGGTATGGCCGGTGATGAAAAATTCAGACTGGACAAAGCTGTCGAGGTTGCCGGAAAAGTAATGGCCAGACGAAAAGTGGAACTGACTGGCGTGGATGAGGCTATTTTCAGCTATCTTCATCAAAATTACTAG
- a CDS encoding type B 50S ribosomal protein L31 → MKNGIHPENYRLVVFKDMSNDEMFLSKSTADTKDVIEYEGETYPLIKMEISSTSHPFYTGKTKLVDTAGRVDKFMNKYKKFAK, encoded by the coding sequence ATGAAAAACGGTATCCACCCTGAAAATTATAGACTTGTTGTTTTCAAAGATATGAGTAACGACGAGATGTTTCTAAGTAAGTCTACTGCTGACACTAAAGACGTTATTGAGTATGAAGGTGAGACTTATCCATTAATCAAAATGGAAATCTCTTCAACTTCACACCCTTTCTACACCGGTAAAACCAAACTGGTTGATACAGCAGGACGTGTAGACAAGTTCATGAACAAGTATAAGAAATTCGCAAAGTAA
- a CDS encoding nucleotide pyrophosphohydrolase, which yields METEITVLQKQVDHWINTVGVRYFNELTNMAMLTEEVGEVARIIARRYGEQSEKESDKGKDLGEELADVLFVTLCLANQTGTDLQAAFNKKMTLKTERDASRHHKNEKLKP from the coding sequence ATGGAAACGGAAATAACAGTTCTCCAAAAGCAGGTGGACCATTGGATCAACACCGTAGGCGTGCGCTATTTCAATGAGCTTACCAATATGGCTATGCTTACTGAAGAAGTAGGCGAAGTGGCGCGGATCATAGCCAGAAGATATGGAGAACAAAGCGAAAAGGAGTCCGATAAAGGAAAAGATTTAGGTGAAGAACTGGCGGACGTGTTATTTGTCACCTTGTGCTTAGCCAATCAAACAGGGACTGATTTACAGGCAGCTTTTAACAAAAAAATGACGCTGAAAACAGAGCGTGACGCCAGCCGACATCATAAAAACGAAAAACTAAAACCTTAA
- a CDS encoding 3-phosphoshikimate 1-carboxyvinyltransferase, whose amino-acid sequence MILTKSTLLSNKTITVSGSKSISNRLLILHALFSNIRITNLSDSQDTKLLQAALENNSDTIDVHHAGTAMRFLTSYFAIREGKTTILTGSDRMKQRPIKPLVDALKQLGAEIDYLENNGYPPLKIRGHKLRGGEVKIQANVSSQFITSLMLIGAKLENGITIILEGKITSIPYLEMTLKILRTIGISNSWESDTIKVEPNIQTEKNSQIIPFTIESDWSSASYFYSLAAIGRNSISLKCFKPFSLQGDSAIRELYWEYFGVNTISEGAEAKISLLPESNFKYPERIELNMNACPDLAQTICVTAAALKISFHITGLETLKIKETDRLSALQNELFKIGCLTETTDESIWSTNFIEPAANISIETYTDHRMAMSFAPFCLLQELSIENEEVVQKSYPNFWADLAQCLTPQTDLDEKQ is encoded by the coding sequence ATGATTCTCACAAAATCTACACTTTTAAGTAATAAAACCATTACTGTCAGCGGTTCGAAAAGCATATCGAACCGTTTGCTGATTCTGCATGCGCTGTTCAGTAATATAAGGATTACGAATCTTTCTGATTCTCAGGATACAAAACTACTCCAGGCCGCGCTTGAAAACAATTCAGATACGATCGATGTTCATCATGCTGGAACGGCTATGCGCTTTCTGACCTCTTACTTTGCTATTCGGGAAGGTAAAACCACAATACTAACCGGTTCGGACAGAATGAAACAGCGACCAATTAAACCTCTGGTTGATGCTTTGAAGCAATTGGGCGCAGAGATAGATTACCTGGAAAATAACGGCTATCCCCCTTTAAAGATTAGGGGGCACAAACTACGCGGAGGCGAGGTGAAAATTCAGGCAAATGTGTCCAGCCAGTTTATCACGTCACTTATGCTCATAGGGGCAAAGCTGGAGAATGGTATCACGATAATCCTGGAAGGAAAGATCACCTCTATTCCTTATCTTGAAATGACGCTGAAGATCCTGCGAACCATCGGGATCAGCAACAGTTGGGAAAGCGACACCATAAAGGTGGAGCCCAATATCCAAACCGAAAAAAATTCCCAAATCATACCGTTTACAATAGAAAGCGACTGGAGTTCGGCTTCCTACTTCTATTCGCTGGCGGCTATCGGACGCAACAGCATCAGCTTAAAATGCTTTAAACCATTTTCCCTTCAGGGCGACTCTGCCATCCGGGAACTTTATTGGGAATACTTCGGCGTTAATACAATTTCCGAAGGTGCGGAAGCTAAAATATCGCTTTTACCGGAAAGCAACTTTAAATATCCGGAGCGTATTGAACTGAATATGAATGCGTGCCCGGACCTTGCACAAACCATTTGTGTAACGGCTGCCGCATTAAAGATTTCATTTCACATTACCGGTCTGGAAACACTAAAAATAAAGGAAACGGACCGGCTGTCGGCACTTCAAAATGAACTCTTCAAGATTGGCTGCCTTACTGAAACCACAGACGAGTCTATCTGGAGCACTAACTTTATAGAGCCCGCTGCAAATATCAGCATTGAGACGTACACTGACCACCGCATGGCCATGAGCTTCGCACCCTTCTGCCTCCTGCAGGAATTAAGCATTGAAAATGAAGAGGTAGTACAAAAATCCTATCCCAACTTTTGGGCAGACCTGGCACAATGCCTGACCCCACAAACAGACTTAGATGAAAAGCAATAA
- a CDS encoding SDR family NAD(P)-dependent oxidoreductase yields MKSNKTIIITGTSGGIGFVLAEYFGKKGHKVYGLSRKTAESPYFITIPTDITDNNQVQAAITKVLNDGQNIDLLINNAGMGMVGAVEDSTKDDIWKLFNLNLVGAVQLMSAVLPAMRAQKNGQIINISSIGSEMGLPFRGFYSASKSALDKVTEAIRYEVSPWNIHVCSLHLGDIKTKIAENRVKTSVSDPYKITFSKVHDLMNSHVDDGTEPLDVAVYIEKLILKDHWKAHYYFGKFGQKIGVPLKWILPQRLYEKLMKKYNKLD; encoded by the coding sequence ATGAAAAGCAATAAAACAATAATTATTACCGGAACCTCCGGTGGAATAGGTTTCGTTTTGGCAGAATATTTTGGCAAAAAAGGCCATAAAGTATACGGCCTAAGCCGCAAAACGGCGGAATCGCCTTATTTCATAACAATTCCTACGGATATTACAGATAATAACCAGGTTCAGGCAGCTATAACCAAGGTTTTAAATGACGGACAAAATATCGATTTGCTGATTAATAACGCCGGTATGGGCATGGTGGGCGCTGTAGAAGATTCAACAAAAGACGATATATGGAAACTTTTTAACCTGAATTTGGTAGGTGCAGTACAGTTAATGTCAGCTGTACTGCCTGCCATGCGCGCTCAGAAAAACGGTCAGATTATTAATATTTCCAGCATCGGGAGCGAAATGGGACTGCCATTCCGTGGATTTTATTCAGCTTCAAAATCTGCATTGGATAAAGTAACGGAAGCCATCAGATATGAGGTTTCACCGTGGAACATCCATGTCTGTTCACTTCATTTAGGTGATATTAAAACAAAGATTGCAGAAAACCGCGTAAAAACATCGGTATCTGATCCTTACAAAATTACCTTTTCCAAAGTTCATGACCTGATGAATTCGCACGTTGATGACGGCACTGAACCTCTGGATGTAGCGGTTTATATTGAAAAGCTAATCTTGAAAGACCATTGGAAAGCACATTATTATTTCGGAAAATTCGGCCAGAAAATCGGTGTGCCTTTAAAATGGATCTTACCGCAGAGGCTTTACGAAAAGCTGATGAAAAAGTACAATAAGCTGGACTGA